GCGCAGGCGGTCGGTGAAGTGGCTGAGGATTTCGCAGGCCTGGTCGCGCTCTAGGTGGACCAGGATGGTGGCAATGATCTGCGGGTGTTCGTTGCGGATCAGCTCGGCTACCGATTGCGAATCCATCCATTTCAGCGATTCGATGCCGGACGCATCCTTGCCGCCCAAGATGCGCGACAGCAGCACCGATGCCTTGTCGTCGCCCAGCGCCTTGGTCAGCACCTGGCGGATGTACTCGTCGGAATCGAGACCCACGGTGGACGCAGCCGCCACCATGTCGCGGAAGTTTTCCAGCGTGCCCACCACTTCTTCGTGCGGCACGTTTTTCATGGTGGCCATGGCGGCGCCGAGTTTCAGCACTTCGCGCGGTCCGAGGAATTTCATCACTTCGGCCGCTTCGCTCTCGCCCATGGCCAGCATCAGGATGGCCGCTTTTTGCAGTCCGGTATTCTCAGTCATTTGCGCCTATCCATTCCTTGATGATGTTGGCAACGATACGGGGGTCTTCGACCGCCAGTTTTTTCGCCATGGCGAGGTTTTCGCGGTACGAGCGCACGGTGGTCTCTTCCATCTTGCGCAATTCTTCTTCGGCAATGAGCGCCTCGTCCGGGCCTTCCTCGATGACTTCCTCCGGCACTTCCGGCTCCGGCTCCGGCGTATTGATCTCGTCGATTTTCTTGAACACGGGCCGCATCATCGGGCGCACGATGCGCAGCACGATATACAGCAAGATCAGGGCCGTGATCAGGAACTTGGCCAGGTCCTTGGCCATCGGCAAATTGGCCGGATCGCGCCACCAGTCGAGCGGCGCCTCGAACGGCCGGTCAACGCCGTCGAACGGCGAGTTGGCCACGCTCACGGCATCGCCGCGCTCCTGGTTGTAACCCATCGCCTGCTTCACCAGGTCATTGATCTTGGCCATCTCTTCAGGAGTATAGGCCTTGATCGTGACTTTGCCGTCCTTATCGACCATGCGCTTGTAGTTCACCGCCACCGCCACCGTCAGGCGGCGCAGGCCGCCCATGCCGCGCGACTCGTAGCGCACAGTCTTGTCCACTTCGTAATTGGTGGTCGATTCCTTGTGGGTGGGCGAGGCGGCCGTGTTGGCGTTGGTGCCGGGCGGCGTGCCGGGGGCGGGCGGCACGGCGCCGGCGCCACCGGCGATCTGGTCGAGCGGCGCGGTAGCCGTGCCCGGCGGCTGGTTCGACAGCGCGCCGGGAATGCCGCCCGGGTTGGCAGGGGCGCCGCCGTTGGTTTCCGTGCTTTGCTGGCTGCGGATGGCCGAGGCGGCCGGCGGCGAGTTCGGCTTGTAGGTTTCGGCGGCCTGTTCGATCTGCGAGAAATCGACGTCGGCGGTCGCTTCGGCGCGCACATTGTTTTCGCCGACGATCGGGATGATGATCGATTCGACCTGCTTGATGATCTGCGTCTGCATGTCCTTGACATACTTGAGCTGCGTTTCATCCATGTTCTTGGCGTTCAGACCCGATTTCTTGTTCTGGTCCGAAATCAGGTTGCCGGCCTGGTCCACCACGGTAACGTTGGCCGGCATCAGTTCCGGCACGCTCGACGCCACCAGGTGGACGATGGCGGCCGTTTGCAGCGGGTCGAGCATGCGGTTCGGGTGCAAGGTCAGCAGCACCGAGGCAGTCGGCTTTTGCTGGTCGCGCACGAATACGGACGGTTTCGGCAGCGCCAGGTGGACGCGCGCGTTTTCCACGGCGGCCAGCGACTGGATCGAGCGCGCCAGCTCCCCTTCGAGCGCGCGCTGGTAGTTGACCTGTTCGAGGAATTGCGATACGCCCAGTTTTTGATTTTCCATCAGCTCGAAGCCGACGTTGCCGCCTTTCGGCAATCCCAGTGCGGCCAGTTTCAGCCGCGCATCATGGACTTGTTCGGTCGGTACCAGGATGGCCGTGCCGTTCTCGGAAAACTTGTGCTTGATGTTGAGTTTGTCGAGCTCGGCCGTGATGGCGCCGCCGTCGCGGTCGGTGTAGTTGGAAAACAGCACGCCGTAGTCGGGCGCCTTGTTCCACAGGTACAGGCCGATCAGCACCGCCACGATCGCGGCCGCCGCTGCGCCGCGCAGCACGTTGCGGCCCATCGGCGTTTGCAGGAACGGCAGGCGTTCGGCGCCGTCGTCGGCTGCGGGCGGCGCATTGGTAGGGTCGAGTGGTTCGGCTACGGCCATGATGGTTAAATTCCGGGTACGTGGGAGTGATGCCTATTATTGCTTGACCCTGGGCAATTCAATCGCGTGAACAGAGCGCTCTTTCCGGTCTTGCTCGGACGAGAGTGCTTGCCAGGCTCTTGGTAATCTGTCAGCTCTGAATAAAGGCGAACCTCTGCCACAGCGGCATGCCTATTGTAACGCCGCACCGGGACAAAACGTGAAATTTGTTTCGTGAAAGCAACACCGAGATAAACAGGAGTGGAAATGAGAACAGGTGGAATCGATAGCAGCCAGATCCAGTCGATGATCGCGCAGTTGAAGGCGCACGCCACGCGCCCGCAACTGACGCCGCCCGTGGTGCAGACCGAAACGGTGGCCGCACCGAAGGCCGAGTTTTCGGACGCGCTGAAAACCGCGCTCGACTCGGTCAACGCGGCCCAGGTCAAGTCGAGCGAGATGGGCAAGCGCTTCGCCATGGGCGACGACAGCGTGAGCCTGTCGGATTTGATGATCACGATGCAAAAGTCGAGCATCAACTTCCAGGCCGCAATCCAGGTGCGTAACAAGTTGGTGACCGCCTATCACGACATCATGAACATGCAGGTATAGCGGCTGTTTGAAAGCGCGCACGACGTCGTTGCAGCGTCTTGCAGTACCCATGCACTGTCTGCGCCGGGAGATTTACTTCCTTGTGCGCTGGTTGGACATGACGATATTGTCCATCTCCAGCCCCACGCCGTGGTTGACGGCAGCCACCCACGCAGCGGTGGTTGCCACCGCCGCAAAGCTCGAGTGGAACACCACGCTGAACACGCGGTGGATTTCTTCCGCGCTGGCCTTGCCGGCCGCGTTCTCATAGGGCAGCGATCCGCTCGCATCCGCCAGAAACTCAACCTTCAAGCCCACATGCGCCGCGTGGTAGATCGAGGCTGCATCGCAGTTGTGGGTCATGTAGCCGACGATGGTCAAGGTGTCGATCTGGTGCGCCCGCAGCCATTCGGCCAGGTCGGTGCCGGCAAATACGCTGGCCTGGGCTTTTTGCAGGTAGTGGTCTACCTTGCGCGCGGCCACATCCGGGTGCAGTTCCCAGCCCGGCGAACCGGTGGCAAATACCGGCGCGCCAGCCGGGGTGGCGTGTTGCACCACGATCACCGGCACGCCGTTGGCGCTGGCCGTGTCCATCGCCAGCATGATATTGGGCAGCGAAGTAGTCACTGGCGGGTATTCGATCGGTAGCGTGCCGGTAAAGTATTCGTTCTGAGCGTCAATGACGAGCAGGGCGCGGCGGGGAGTGGCAGTCATGGCGATTTCCTTGAAAGTGGGGGAGGAGCCATTGTCGGCGGAGCGGGCTACGCGGGCTAGTGGCCCGAAGGCATGTCTGCGATACAATCGGGCCATGACGACTGCCCCCACAAAAGTTGCCGTGATTGCCTTCAATGGCATCACCCCGTTTCACCTGTCGGTGCCATGCCTGGTGTTCGACGCGGCGCCTGCCGGGCGCTTCGACGTGTGCGTGTGCGCGGCCGACGGCACGCCGCTGGCCACCTCGGCCGGTTTTGCGATTGCGACCGCACACGGCCTGGAAGCGCTGGCGGATGCCGACCTGGTGATCATGCCCTCGTGGCACGACGACTGCCGCCCGGCGCCGCCCCGGCTGCTCGATGCCCTGCGCGGCGCCCATGCCCGTGGCGCCCGGGTGGTGGGGCTGTGCCTGGGTGCCTATCCGCTGGCCGAAGCGGGGCTGTTGAACGGCAAAACCGCCACCACACATTGGGCCTACGCCGATCAGCTGGCGCTGCGGTTTTCCAAGATAACAGTCGACAGTGACGTTTTGTACGTGGACCAGGGAACGGTGCTGACGTCGGCCGGCGTGGCGGCCGGGCTCGATTGCTGCCTGCACCTGCTGCGCCAGCAGTGCGGGGCCGAGCTGGCCAACGTGGTGGCGCGCCAGTTGGTCGTCGCGCCGCACCGCCAGGGCGGCCAGGCGCAGTTCATCGAGCGGCCGCTGCCGGTCTCGCGTAGCGACGGCCGCTTTGCCGACGTGCTGGCGTGGGTGGGGGAGCGGCTCGAACAGGCCCACAGCATCGATGCGCTGGCCGCACGCGCGGCCATGAGCCGGCGCCACTTTACGCGCCACTTCCGCCAGGCGACCGGCAGTTCCTTCAAGCAGTGGCTACTGGCGCAGCGGCTGGCACAGGCGCGCCGCCTGCTGGAAGGCAGCGACGCTGCCATCGAGGTGGTAGCGCAGCAGTCAGGGTTCGGCTCGGCGCTGTCGCTGCGCCAGCATTTCAAGGCGGCGTTGCAGTTGTCGCCGTCCGCTTACCGCAAGGGCTACAGAATTTAACTGGCGTTTGCGTTACGACATGCCAGCAATGCGGGCGTTACGCTCGCGTTCGAGCTTGGTGATATAGCGCTGCACGTAAGCAAGCATGCTGCGCTGGATGTCGGTGAATTCGCAGCCCAGGCGGCGGTTGGTCTTGTTGTTGAGCAGGGTCATGTCCAGCGAGTTGCGCACCTGCAGCGAGGTGGTGACCGCGCCGATCTCGGGCAGGTCGATGCGGCAACCGGGGAATACCTTGCCGATGGCGTCGCCCAGCAACATCTTGTTGTCGAGGATGGCGATGCCGCCGCAACTGATGTCGGCCAGCGGGAAGCTGGTGTTGCCGCCAAGTTCTTCCGGCAACGGAATCACCACCCGCACCGGGTTGGTCACCGGCGTGCTCATGCGGTAAAACTCGCGCCGTTGCAGGCGGATCAGGGTGAGCGGCACGCTGATGCGGAAGGCCGGTTCGCCTTCGTGGGTGATCGCTTCGATGCGCTCGGCGGCAAACATGATGCGCACCTTGTCGAGCGTAGTTTCAAACGACAGCCGCTCGGCGTTGGCGATGCGCTGGTTTTGCTCGGCGTCGATCGACGTGTCGAGCACCACGGTATCGCGCACGTCGTCCACGGCCAGGATCGAGGTCACGCACACGTCGGACTCGCCCTGGATCAACATGCGGATCAACTGGTTTTTCTGGCCGATGTTGCGCAGCAGGGACACGATCTCCTTGCGCGATTCGATCTCGAAATCGTGCCAGTTTTCCAACGCCGCGTCCTGAAATTGAGGGTACATCGAAGCCAGTCGGGTCAAGTGTCGCTGATGGGAGCGCTGGTGTCGGGAGCCGCCGGCAGCGGCTGGCCGGACTTTTGCGCAGATTCAATATAATAAAGCCACGCCAACAGTTCCGCAATCGTGCGGTAGAGCATGGGCGGAATTTGTTGATCAAGATCCACGTCCATGAGCAAAGAGACAAGTTCCTTCGACTCGTGGATGTGCACGCCGGCTTCCAGCGCCACGCCGATGATCTGCTCGGCCACCAGGCCACGGCCCTTGGCCACCACCTTGGGCGCGGGTGTGCCGTCCTGGTAGGCCAGGGCCACCGCCTGTTGCAGCGGCTTGCGCGCTTCAGTGGCCATCGGCGGCTCCCGGGGTATCCTGCTGGGCGATCGCCAGCGACGACAGCAGGCCCCCGGCCGCCGCCATCGCCGCTTCGAACTGGCCGGCGTAGGCGCGCAGGGTGGCGGCCGCATCATCGGTGTCGGTGTGCAGCTGCACGTGGACCTGGTCGCCGACCATGGTCACGGTGGCGGCCACTTTGCCCAGCATCGGCAGCCGGAAGCGCACGCCGCTGCGCCATACCTGCTCCTGGCCGTCGTCCGCCTGCTGCTGGCGGCTGCCGTCGCGCTGCTCGCGCTTGACCTCCCATTGCATCTGCTGGCCGGGCCACGCTTCGCCGTTCCACTGCACCCGGCCCTGTTCCTGGGTGTGCAACTGCTGGTTGACCATTTGCGCCGGGGTCAGGTCGGGGCCGCCCGGCCCCAGGCGTGCCAGCGATTCGCCCGATTGCTGCGCCAGTCGTTGCAATTGCTGCATGTGCTGCATTTGCGGCTCGCGCATCAGGTCCGCCAGCGGTCGTTCACCTTTGACCCACTCGGTCACGTGCGATTCGTAGAACAAGCCGCTCTTCGAGATGGTGTCGTTGAGCTTTTGGGCCAGCTTGTCGGTGTCGGGCGCGGCATTGCCGAACAGCGCAGACTTGCCGATCAGCGCCAGTTGCGCCATCTGGCCGCCGGCCGGCAAGATCGTCGCCAGCGCCCGCGCGGTGGGGCTCAGGGTCGATTGCGGCGTGGTGTGGTCGAGGCCCGGCAAGTCGGCGCTGGCGGTGAGGGGCGCCTTGCCCAGCAAGGCGGCGGCCAGGCTTTGCGGCCGTGCCGCTTCGGCACCGCGGCCGCCCTGGGCAGCAGCGGTGCCAGCGGTGGTA
This is a stretch of genomic DNA from Duganella zoogloeoides. It encodes these proteins:
- the fliF gene encoding flagellar basal-body MS-ring/collar protein FliF, yielding MAVAEPLDPTNAPPAADDGAERLPFLQTPMGRNVLRGAAAAAIVAVLIGLYLWNKAPDYGVLFSNYTDRDGGAITAELDKLNIKHKFSENGTAILVPTEQVHDARLKLAALGLPKGGNVGFELMENQKLGVSQFLEQVNYQRALEGELARSIQSLAAVENARVHLALPKPSVFVRDQQKPTASVLLTLHPNRMLDPLQTAAIVHLVASSVPELMPANVTVVDQAGNLISDQNKKSGLNAKNMDETQLKYVKDMQTQIIKQVESIIIPIVGENNVRAEATADVDFSQIEQAAETYKPNSPPAASAIRSQQSTETNGGAPANPGGIPGALSNQPPGTATAPLDQIAGGAGAVPPAPGTPPGTNANTAASPTHKESTTNYEVDKTVRYESRGMGGLRRLTVAVAVNYKRMVDKDGKVTIKAYTPEEMAKINDLVKQAMGYNQERGDAVSVANSPFDGVDRPFEAPLDWWRDPANLPMAKDLAKFLITALILLYIVLRIVRPMMRPVFKKIDEINTPEPEPEVPEEVIEEGPDEALIAEEELRKMEETTVRSYRENLAMAKKLAVEDPRIVANIIKEWIGAND
- the fliE gene encoding flagellar hook-basal body complex protein FliE; translation: MRTGGIDSSQIQSMIAQLKAHATRPQLTPPVVQTETVAAPKAEFSDALKTALDSVNAAQVKSSEMGKRFAMGDDSVSLSDLMITMQKSSINFQAAIQVRNKLVTAYHDIMNMQV
- a CDS encoding cysteine hydrolase family protein, with protein sequence MTATPRRALLVIDAQNEYFTGTLPIEYPPVTTSLPNIMLAMDTASANGVPVIVVQHATPAGAPVFATGSPGWELHPDVAARKVDHYLQKAQASVFAGTDLAEWLRAHQIDTLTIVGYMTHNCDAASIYHAAHVGLKVEFLADASGSLPYENAAGKASAEEIHRVFSVVFHSSFAAVATTAAWVAAVNHGVGLEMDNIVMSNQRTRK
- a CDS encoding GlxA family transcriptional regulator, which translates into the protein MTTAPTKVAVIAFNGITPFHLSVPCLVFDAAPAGRFDVCVCAADGTPLATSAGFAIATAHGLEALADADLVIMPSWHDDCRPAPPRLLDALRGAHARGARVVGLCLGAYPLAEAGLLNGKTATTHWAYADQLALRFSKITVDSDVLYVDQGTVLTSAGVAAGLDCCLHLLRQQCGAELANVVARQLVVAPHRQGGQAQFIERPLPVSRSDGRFADVLAWVGERLEQAHSIDALAARAAMSRRHFTRHFRQATGSSFKQWLLAQRLAQARRLLEGSDAAIEVVAQQSGFGSALSLRQHFKAALQLSPSAYRKGYRI
- a CDS encoding flagellar brake protein gives rise to the protein MENWHDFEIESRKEIVSLLRNIGQKNQLIRMLIQGESDVCVTSILAVDDVRDTVVLDTSIDAEQNQRIANAERLSFETTLDKVRIMFAAERIEAITHEGEPAFRISVPLTLIRLQRREFYRMSTPVTNPVRVVIPLPEELGGNTSFPLADISCGGIAILDNKMLLGDAIGKVFPGCRIDLPEIGAVTTSLQVRNSLDMTLLNNKTNRRLGCEFTDIQRSMLAYVQRYITKLERERNARIAGMS
- a CDS encoding EscU/YscU/HrcU family type III secretion system export apparatus switch protein; amino-acid sequence: MATEARKPLQQAVALAYQDGTPAPKVVAKGRGLVAEQIIGVALEAGVHIHESKELVSLLMDVDLDQQIPPMLYRTIAELLAWLYYIESAQKSGQPLPAAPDTSAPISDT
- the fliK gene encoding flagellar hook-length control protein FliK, giving the protein MLPRIDASIRPVGPSDGAGTGAAVGDARQGQLALQKALQGLVGQNVPAVVQSKFSDGSALVKVAEQNVRMMLPTDVKVGAEVSLTVLSASPRPTFQFGTGTAGATVVYPDGGDAQPANLPSQAAPQAGLGRGAGLSGNVPPGVAGNAAATPPADTDAGPATTAGTAAAQGGRGAEAARPQSLAAALLGKAPLTASADLPGLDHTTPQSTLSPTARALATILPAGGQMAQLALIGKSALFGNAAPDTDKLAQKLNDTISKSGLFYESHVTEWVKGERPLADLMREPQMQHMQQLQRLAQQSGESLARLGPGGPDLTPAQMVNQQLHTQEQGRVQWNGEAWPGQQMQWEVKREQRDGSRQQQADDGQEQVWRSGVRFRLPMLGKVAATVTMVGDQVHVQLHTDTDDAAATLRAYAGQFEAAMAAAGGLLSSLAIAQQDTPGAADGH